One window of Catharus ustulatus isolate bCatUst1 chromosome 3, bCatUst1.pri.v2, whole genome shotgun sequence genomic DNA carries:
- the BLK gene encoding tyrosine-protein kinase Blk — protein MGLFGSKNQLMPSEKHTSGGNPKSRGKPPPAPPKGRQVINSPHLNQASAQDQLFVVALYDFPASSDRDLELVKGEKLQVLSNEGDWWLAKSLSTGRKGYIPSNFVAQVDTLEEEKWYFRTLSRKDAERLLLSSGNKVGSFLVRESETTKDAYSLSVRDSNSAQGDVIKHYRIRSLDGGGYYISPRMTFSSLPELIHHYSQKGDGLCQRLTAPCTSLVPQRPWAQDEWEIPREALKLVKKLGSGQFGEVWMGYYKNNVKVAVKTMKEGSMDPDAFLAEANLMKKLQHNKLVRLYAVVTKQPIYIVTEYMANGCLLDFLKTEEGSQLNLPKLIDISAQVAEGMAYIERMNFIHRDLRAANILVSETLCCKIADFGLARLIENEYLAQEGAKFPIKWTAPEAINYGVFTIKSDVWSFGILLTEIITYGRIPYPGMTNPEVIRNLERGYRMPCPEMCPGELYIIILKCWRTNPEERPTFEYLQSVLEDFYTSTEKQYEPEPQQ, from the exons ATGGGGTTGTTTGGCAGCAAAAATCAGCTGATGCCCAGTGAGAAACACACTTCTGGGGGCAAcccaaaatccaggggaaaacctcctcctgccccacccAAG GGGAGACAAGTTATCAACAGCCCTCATCTAAACCAAGCCTCTGCTCAAG ATCAGTTGTTTGTGGTCGCACTGTACGATTTTCCTGCCTCCAGTGACCGTGACCTGGAGCTGGTCAAGGGGGAGAAACTCCAGGTCCTCTCCAA CGAGGGGGACTGGTGGCTGGCAAAGTCCCTCAGCACTGGGAGGAAAGGCTACATCCCCAGCAACTTCGTGGCACAAGTGGACACTTTGGAAGAGGAAAA GTGGTATTTTAGAACTCTGAGCAGAAAAGATGCTGAACGGCTGCTGTTGTCTTCTGGGAACAAAGTTGGCTCTTTCCTCGTCAGGGAGAGTGAAACCACCAAAG ATGCCTATTCCCTGTCTGTGAGGGACAGCAACTCTGCCCAGGGGGATGTCATCAAACACTACAGGATCCGCTCCCTGGATGGTGGGGGGTACTACATCTCCCCCAGGATGACTTTCTCCAGCCTGCCAGAGCTCATCCACCATTACAGCC AGAAAGGGGATGGGCTGTGCCAGCGCCTCACAGccccctgcacatccctggtCCCCCAGAGACCCTGGGCTCAGGACGAGTGGGAGATCCCTCGGGAGGCCCTGAAGCTGGTGAAGAAGCTGGGCAGTGGCCAGTTTGGGGAAGTGTGGATGG GCTACTACAAGAATAATGTCAAGGTGGCAGTGAAGACCATGAAGGAGGGCAGCATGGATCCTGACGCCTTCCTGGCAGAGGCAAACCTGATGAAGAAGCTGCAGCACAACAAACTGGTGCGGTTGTACGCCGTGGTCACCAAGCAGCCCATCTACATTGTGACAGAGTACATGGCCAATG ggtGTTTGCTGGATTTCCTGAAGACAGAAGAAGGAAGCCAGCTGAACCTCCCCAAACTCATTGATATCTCTGCTCAG gTGGCAGAGGGCATGGCCTACATCGAGCGCATGAACTTCATCCACCGGGACCTCAGGGCTGCCAACATCCTCGTCTCGGAGACTCTCTGCTGCAAAATCGCTGATTTTGGCCTGGCCAGGCTCATTGAGAACGAGTACCTGGCTCAGGAAG GTGCCAAATTTCCCATCAAATGGACAGCTCCAGAGGCCATAAATTACGGGGTTTTCACCATCAAATCTGACGTGTGGTCATTCGGGATCCTCCTGACAGAGATCATCACCTACGGCAGGATCCCTTATCCAG GAATGACCAACCCCGAGGTGATCCGCAACCTGGAGCGGGGTTACCGCATGCCCTGCCCGGAGATGTGTCCCGGGGAGCTCTACATCATCATCCTCAAGTGCTGGCGCACCAACCCCGAGGAGCGCCCCACCTTCGAGTACCTGCAGTCGGTGCTCGAGGACTTCTACACCTCCACGGAGAAGCAGTACGAGCCCGAGCCGCAGCAGTGA